From Leptospira kirschneri serovar Cynopteri str. 3522 CT, one genomic window encodes:
- a CDS encoding A24 family peptidase, whose amino-acid sequence MLISPDSFSFWVILCFGSLGAASLGSFYVTLGFRILETYYGKVRKLFSPFEKWKYILTRPSSCDHCGKKIRYPELFPIIGFFISKGICKYCNKKIYVLFPLIEFLFVCIFVFCFIITKNVPFSFTFLFLCGHLLISCLTDAFHFSLDYENLPWILCFGVISIFLLDGKLPGLNDLFVLGGFFVTFLILFFFFPGGIGFGDVLFAPVYAFLAGHPWWMFFLNASYIPAVLFTIILRERGKSIRKTPIPMGLYFGIGLFFTFLSRVFFESDLAPFTLFSEYSNPD is encoded by the coding sequence TTGTTGATCTCGCCTGATTCTTTTTCCTTTTGGGTAATCCTCTGTTTCGGAAGTTTAGGAGCGGCTTCCCTAGGAAGTTTTTATGTTACTTTAGGTTTTAGAATATTAGAAACCTATTATGGAAAAGTAAGGAAGTTATTTTCACCTTTCGAAAAATGGAAGTACATCCTCACCAGACCAAGTTCCTGCGACCACTGTGGTAAAAAAATACGTTATCCGGAGCTGTTTCCAATAATCGGTTTTTTTATCTCCAAAGGTATATGCAAGTATTGTAATAAAAAAATTTACGTTTTGTTTCCTTTGATCGAATTTTTATTCGTTTGTATTTTTGTTTTTTGTTTTATCATAACAAAAAATGTTCCATTTAGTTTTACATTTCTTTTTTTATGTGGGCATCTTCTGATCTCTTGTTTGACGGATGCGTTCCATTTTTCCTTAGATTATGAAAATCTTCCCTGGATTTTATGTTTTGGAGTCATCTCCATTTTTCTTTTGGACGGTAAACTTCCGGGCCTAAACGATTTATTTGTGTTAGGTGGTTTTTTTGTCACGTTTTTGATTTTATTTTTTTTCTTTCCAGGAGGGATTGGATTCGGGGACGTTTTATTTGCACCCGTTTACGCATTTCTTGCAGGCCATCCTTGGTGGATGTTTTTTTTAAACGCTTCTTATATTCCTGCCGTCTTGTTCACAATCATTCTCAGAGAAAGAGGGAAAAGTATCCGTAAAACTCCGATTCCGATGGGATTGTATTTTGGAATAGGATTGTTTTTTACTTTTTTGAGTAGAGTTTTTTTTGAATCTGATCTGGCCCCGTTTACCTTATTTTCAGAATATTCAAATCCTGATTGA
- a CDS encoding FtsX-like permease family protein, translated as MWFIAIRQMLVRGKQTLTTLSGIVLGTAAFIIISGVLLGFRGYLVDQLINSDCHIRISSRQEIIQPNSMDDLFPGENVFWISPPSGKRGSNHLNNASLWYERLEQDKEVEAYSPQVSGRIFLFSGSNQEAGKIIGIIPSRQTLITPLADYITEGSVESLSAGNRIVLGDGLAKLLGLGLNKTIWLTSGLQEKTPFRISGIFRSGNKALDDGIAYGLLSEVQLLTAQSGMITDIAVRLKDVNRSLQKAGEWKSISDDKILSWEEANSNFFAIFKLQDAIRYSMTAAILTVAGFGIYNILNVIINQKKREIAILRSIGYRPNEVLTIFLLQGLILGISGGLIGLLLGFLVCLRIESLPFTNPLFSAGAGNMVISFAPAIYIQAFIQSMTATLIASWIPARSAGKLSPIEIIRGE; from the coding sequence ATGTGGTTTATAGCGATCAGACAAATGTTAGTCAGAGGAAAACAAACTCTGACAACACTCTCCGGAATCGTTTTGGGAACAGCGGCTTTTATCATCATATCCGGAGTTCTTTTAGGATTTAGAGGTTATCTAGTCGATCAGTTGATCAATTCAGACTGTCACATTCGGATCAGTTCCAGACAGGAAATTATTCAACCCAACTCTATGGATGATTTATTTCCAGGAGAAAACGTATTTTGGATCTCTCCTCCTTCTGGAAAACGAGGTTCTAACCATTTAAACAACGCAAGTCTCTGGTATGAAAGATTGGAACAAGATAAAGAAGTGGAGGCGTATTCTCCACAAGTGAGCGGAAGAATTTTTCTTTTTTCCGGTTCCAATCAAGAAGCGGGAAAAATTATAGGAATCATTCCATCCAGACAAACTTTGATTACTCCTCTTGCAGATTATATCACCGAGGGAAGTGTAGAATCTCTTTCGGCGGGAAATAGAATCGTTTTAGGAGATGGGCTTGCAAAACTTCTCGGACTTGGATTGAATAAAACAATCTGGTTGACTTCGGGATTGCAGGAAAAAACTCCGTTTCGGATTTCTGGAATTTTTCGTTCTGGAAATAAGGCTTTGGACGATGGAATCGCCTACGGGCTGTTATCCGAAGTTCAACTTTTGACGGCACAGTCAGGAATGATCACAGATATAGCCGTTCGTCTCAAAGACGTAAACCGTTCTCTCCAGAAGGCGGGAGAATGGAAAAGTATCAGCGATGATAAAATTCTAAGTTGGGAAGAAGCGAACTCCAATTTTTTTGCGATTTTTAAACTACAGGATGCGATCCGTTATTCCATGACCGCAGCGATTTTGACGGTTGCTGGATTTGGAATATATAATATTTTGAATGTAATTATCAATCAGAAGAAAAGGGAAATAGCGATCCTCCGTTCTATAGGTTATAGGCCGAACGAAGTTTTGACTATTTTTCTTTTACAGGGATTGATACTTGGAATTTCAGGCGGTTTGATCGGATTGTTGTTAGGTTTTTTAGTCTGTTTAAGAATCGAATCCCTTCCTTTTACAAATCCTCTTTTTTCGGCAGGTGCCGGAAATATGGTGATTTCTTTTGCTCCGGCGATTTATATACAGGCGTTTATACAATCTATGACCGCTACTTTGATTGCGAGTTGGATTCCAGCAAGATCCGCCGGAAAACTTTCTCCAATTGAAATCATACGTGGAGAATAA
- the smpB gene encoding SsrA-binding protein, with protein MAKKKEESGHSPLVNKKAKFNFELISFIEAGIVLSGSEVKSLRDKKGNLTDAFAKVKNGEVFLENFSIAPYKNGGYANHPEIRPRKLLLHKKEIEKLERQVKEKGLVLVATKVYFKNNLRVKVEIAVGKPKKLHDKRDDLQKKDAQQEIARALKSSNRYQ; from the coding sequence ATGGCAAAGAAAAAAGAAGAATCTGGGCATTCCCCGCTAGTTAATAAAAAGGCGAAATTCAACTTCGAATTAATTTCATTTATCGAAGCGGGAATCGTATTGTCCGGATCTGAAGTTAAAAGTCTACGTGATAAAAAAGGAAATCTAACGGACGCATTTGCAAAGGTCAAAAATGGGGAAGTGTTTTTAGAAAATTTTTCCATTGCTCCGTATAAAAACGGAGGATATGCAAATCATCCCGAAATCAGACCTAGAAAGCTTTTACTACATAAGAAGGAAATCGAAAAGTTAGAACGTCAAGTAAAGGAGAAGGGTTTGGTTTTAGTTGCTACTAAAGTTTATTTTAAAAATAATCTGAGAGTCAAAGTGGAAATTGCAGTAGGTAAACCTAAAAAGTTACATGATAAACGGGACGATTTACAAAAAAAAGACGCACAACAAGAAATCGCGCGAGCGCTAAAATCATCCAATCGTTATCAATGA
- a CDS encoding AAA family ATPase gives METVKIAGLNIPVSKSGIKVTSLGSDLVETDSTVRNLSNILYPLLEGKPILLVGDAGVGKNALIYYINHKRKHQTARFSFNEDTLPEDLIGSYRILMDGRGFVWSDGPLTSAIRSGYSFVADEMNLCPPHIIKRFSTVYESAYLELIEGDGSKIHCGEGFNFIGTQNPSEGFEGRKPLPFDITRFFSVVFIDPHTPDEILFILKKLYPALSESLLRSCIRISLETENRVVTGKLGKGDLEKYHFNIRNLKKLCNRLIGLKADTSELQFREFWNFYVEPFRKKEDREFQIELLLGESGLKTVPEFPEPSFQVHKGFFYCNDKMIPVADENKAKKLLNEVPLPLKLREFSEKIFTAVQFQENVLIEYSEEQDPQILLPLFTEISGLPLETVSLCKGIHTSDIIGALKPIDGSKVDWVDGPLTRGIREGGNILISNLEAAGAELVEKLNMLTDDARSLTLPPESGNSEPVQLTESSRIFALKLFRKSKSNPTISRAFRNRFTSVLFPDLEDENTLTEILSFYLPGNSLILKMVNFHMKIRDLAKKRTIGSANLLPYLFGLSNLLFWKDHILRYAEEKGGETGLKETAVRGGKIAYTNQIADPKERMELEKILDFQISGIEIESDFFKVLEDKKKKTLTTATDIEKKRWWDPELHKREALTGKAKLLNSGNPLKRGIEIDTPETGGQTKEGADAWYGQDTRGNQGQGEPAGGGGAWGYRTEELYKQFLAKRKILWEYTIQVSLKEFKEVFGQSLEEIELNLDRLFDPEIDITRMYRNEGNRIDTRKYISFLSGRGDSKVFDRTIIDKNEEKLKGVEVAFLVSKSRRIFNFEYAVAVISAMLSSAYILAEHEVDFSIHAYSDRNNKKDRIDLIPIKRLDEVYDETKEEEMFNYLRTDWQGDSVEEYQLLEKVESYFSPEAQTKIVVMISDFRGQRGKAEVADEINSRDNRKLHAEILKNQNRNYVFLGVGLGRRYIAEHLFQDSVQITSDNFYNMPNLIGTELGRLILTHHSMRN, from the coding sequence ATGGAAACCGTAAAAATTGCCGGACTGAATATTCCGGTTTCAAAATCCGGAATCAAAGTAACTAGTCTCGGATCGGATCTAGTCGAGACCGATTCTACCGTTCGTAATCTATCTAATATTCTTTATCCTTTGCTGGAAGGGAAGCCGATCCTACTCGTAGGAGACGCGGGAGTCGGAAAAAACGCACTCATCTATTACATTAACCACAAAAGAAAACATCAGACTGCAAGATTTAGTTTTAACGAAGACACTCTTCCGGAAGATCTGATCGGTTCGTATCGAATTTTGATGGATGGGAGAGGGTTTGTCTGGTCGGACGGACCTCTTACCTCTGCGATCCGTTCTGGTTATAGTTTTGTAGCCGACGAAATGAATCTTTGTCCTCCTCATATCATCAAACGATTTTCTACGGTTTATGAGTCCGCCTATTTAGAGTTAATCGAAGGAGACGGTTCTAAAATTCACTGTGGGGAAGGTTTTAATTTTATAGGAACACAAAATCCATCGGAAGGTTTTGAAGGAAGAAAACCTCTTCCGTTTGACATTACTCGTTTTTTCTCGGTTGTTTTTATAGATCCTCATACTCCCGATGAAATTCTATTTATCTTGAAAAAATTGTATCCGGCTCTAAGTGAATCTTTACTTCGATCTTGTATTAGAATTTCATTGGAAACGGAAAATAGGGTAGTGACCGGCAAACTCGGAAAAGGTGATCTTGAAAAATATCATTTTAATATTCGAAATTTAAAAAAACTTTGTAATCGTCTGATCGGTTTAAAAGCGGACACAAGCGAACTTCAATTTAGGGAATTCTGGAATTTTTACGTGGAGCCGTTTCGTAAAAAGGAAGATAGGGAATTTCAAATTGAATTGTTGTTAGGCGAATCCGGTTTAAAAACGGTTCCAGAATTTCCAGAGCCTAGTTTTCAAGTTCATAAAGGATTTTTCTATTGTAACGATAAAATGATTCCTGTCGCCGATGAAAATAAGGCAAAAAAATTGTTAAACGAAGTTCCACTTCCTTTAAAACTCAGGGAGTTTTCCGAGAAAATTTTTACTGCAGTTCAATTTCAAGAAAACGTATTGATCGAATATTCGGAAGAGCAGGATCCACAGATTCTTCTTCCTCTGTTTACCGAAATTTCTGGATTGCCGTTGGAAACGGTAAGTCTTTGTAAAGGAATTCATACTTCTGACATCATAGGAGCCTTGAAACCTATTGACGGTTCCAAAGTGGATTGGGTGGACGGCCCGCTTACTCGTGGAATTCGGGAAGGTGGAAATATACTCATCTCCAATTTAGAAGCGGCCGGCGCGGAACTAGTAGAAAAATTGAATATGTTGACTGACGACGCTCGTTCTCTTACTCTTCCTCCGGAAAGTGGGAACAGCGAGCCTGTTCAACTGACGGAAAGTTCCAGAATTTTCGCTCTTAAACTTTTCCGAAAATCTAAATCCAACCCTACCATTTCCAGAGCGTTTAGAAACCGTTTTACGAGCGTATTGTTTCCGGATCTTGAAGATGAAAATACGTTAACCGAAATACTATCATTTTATCTTCCAGGTAATAGTTTGATCTTGAAGATGGTGAATTTTCACATGAAGATACGAGATCTCGCTAAAAAAAGAACGATCGGTTCTGCTAATTTATTACCGTATCTATTCGGACTTTCTAATCTTCTTTTTTGGAAAGACCATATTCTACGTTATGCGGAAGAGAAAGGCGGAGAGACTGGTCTAAAAGAAACCGCGGTTCGAGGCGGAAAGATCGCTTATACAAATCAGATCGCAGATCCAAAGGAAAGAATGGAACTCGAAAAAATTCTGGATTTCCAAATTTCTGGGATCGAAATAGAATCCGATTTCTTCAAGGTTCTTGAGGATAAGAAAAAAAAAACTCTGACAACGGCCACAGACATTGAAAAAAAACGTTGGTGGGATCCGGAACTTCATAAAAGAGAAGCCTTAACCGGAAAGGCAAAACTTCTCAACTCGGGTAATCCTCTTAAAAGAGGAATCGAGATAGATACTCCTGAAACTGGGGGACAAACTAAGGAAGGAGCCGATGCCTGGTATGGTCAGGATACTCGAGGTAATCAAGGGCAGGGGGAGCCTGCGGGTGGAGGAGGAGCCTGGGGTTATCGCACGGAAGAACTTTATAAACAATTTCTTGCCAAACGTAAAATACTTTGGGAATACACAATTCAAGTTTCTTTAAAAGAGTTTAAAGAAGTATTTGGGCAAAGTCTCGAAGAAATAGAACTCAACTTAGATAGACTTTTTGATCCGGAAATAGATATTACTAGAATGTATCGAAACGAAGGAAATCGAATCGATACTAGGAAATATATTTCCTTTTTATCCGGAAGAGGGGATTCAAAAGTATTTGATCGTACGATCATAGACAAGAACGAAGAAAAACTAAAAGGTGTGGAAGTTGCGTTTCTTGTTTCTAAGTCTAGAAGAATCTTTAACTTTGAATATGCGGTCGCGGTAATTTCAGCGATGCTTTCTTCGGCTTATATTTTAGCCGAACATGAAGTTGATTTTTCGATCCATGCGTATTCGGATCGAAATAATAAAAAAGATAGGATCGATCTAATTCCAATTAAACGTTTAGACGAAGTTTACGACGAAACTAAGGAAGAAGAGATGTTCAATTATCTGAGAACCGACTGGCAGGGAGATTCGGTGGAGGAATATCAACTTCTTGAAAAAGTGGAATCGTATTTTTCTCCGGAAGCACAAACTAAAATTGTGGTGATGATTTCCGATTTTAGAGGACAAAGAGGTAAGGCGGAAGTTGCCGATGAAATCAATTCCAGGGACAATCGTAAACTACATGCAGAAATTCTAAAAAACCAAAATCGAAACTACGTATTTTTAGGAGTAGGGCTCGGAAGAAGATACATTGCGGAACATTTATTTCAGGATTCCGTCCAGATTACTTCGGATAATTTTTACAATATGCCAAATCTGATTGGAACGGAGCTAGGCAGATTGATTCTGACTCATCATAGTATGAGGAATTGA
- a CDS encoding LTA synthase family protein: MFQRLPSRFKLILGYVLYFALILLVYKIAFLSVYSYRLQGVPFQELTYAFLLGFRFDLVVIGMTLGLFAFLSVLPYFNRFKLYRFFWGYTPLLLGIWMIAHLIADIIYFENANKHIGYEGFVFLGKDLGVILKSALEQNTITFIIGVIFLLIFLPLSTWLFLKYNPYRYQKESWKSTTVQIVLVSIITIIAIRGGIQESPIRATNAIVSGNNFVNNIALNGVFTSIMDLKSQSIPKFLKLETQEAIAIVRKETAYAGAEFISDKYPILRVQKETNPGTPPNVVLIMLENWTGKFINPISNGLVEGKEITPYFNQLLKKGRFYNRFIASGGRTTNGMMSILTGIPDRPGLTVVRTHQVLGNFSGIGNIFKRMGYDTYFVTGGDLSFDNKSTLMPHWGFDTVLGEKEITKLGRFKLGAWGYDDADVLQLLHERISTSKKPILGLALTLTTHYPYRTPSEKFRIFGPSTRDYDFLNVYNYADWAVHNFITQAEKSGYFKNTIFVFVADHTHHRYLDYYEDRNVPFLIYAPGKVEPALDETIASQLDIIPTVLGLVGKKAYFSAMGRNLLAPERTRTAYFAYGNLFGWIERELFYLRFFDGEEDLSYNINPPREKNNFCGKDPFVCEEMSKKAKAYLNLSYELLNRNIVFPSEMELQKIISTNTRP, encoded by the coding sequence ATGTTTCAACGTTTACCATCCCGCTTTAAACTTATCTTAGGTTATGTTCTCTACTTCGCACTTATACTTCTAGTTTATAAGATCGCGTTTCTTTCGGTCTACTCTTATAGACTTCAAGGAGTTCCTTTCCAAGAATTGACATACGCGTTTCTATTAGGTTTTCGTTTTGATCTAGTAGTAATCGGAATGACACTCGGATTATTTGCATTTCTCTCCGTATTACCTTATTTCAATCGATTTAAGTTGTACCGTTTTTTCTGGGGATACACACCTCTACTTTTAGGGATTTGGATGATAGCGCATCTGATAGCAGACATCATCTATTTTGAAAACGCAAATAAACATATAGGTTATGAAGGATTTGTATTTCTAGGAAAAGATTTAGGTGTGATTCTTAAATCCGCATTAGAACAAAATACGATCACTTTTATAATAGGAGTTATATTTCTACTCATCTTTCTTCCATTATCTACTTGGTTATTTCTCAAATACAATCCGTACCGTTATCAAAAGGAATCCTGGAAATCCACAACCGTTCAAATTGTACTCGTATCAATCATAACGATCATTGCAATTCGAGGAGGAATCCAAGAATCACCCATAAGAGCGACTAACGCTATCGTTTCCGGAAACAATTTTGTGAACAACATCGCATTAAACGGCGTTTTTACTTCCATCATGGATTTAAAAAGCCAGTCCATTCCTAAATTCCTCAAGTTGGAAACGCAAGAGGCGATTGCAATTGTACGAAAAGAAACCGCCTACGCGGGCGCAGAATTCATCAGCGATAAATATCCGATTTTACGAGTTCAAAAAGAAACCAATCCAGGAACACCACCTAACGTAGTATTGATTATGTTGGAAAACTGGACCGGAAAATTCATCAATCCCATTTCGAACGGACTTGTGGAAGGAAAAGAGATCACTCCGTATTTCAACCAACTTTTAAAAAAAGGAAGATTTTATAATCGTTTTATCGCTTCGGGAGGAAGAACGACTAACGGAATGATGTCGATACTCACCGGAATTCCGGATCGACCAGGGTTGACCGTAGTAAGAACACATCAAGTTCTAGGAAATTTTTCCGGAATCGGAAACATATTCAAAAGAATGGGTTACGACACGTATTTTGTGACGGGGGGCGATTTGAGTTTTGATAATAAAAGCACCCTAATGCCTCATTGGGGTTTTGATACAGTACTCGGAGAAAAAGAAATCACAAAATTAGGAAGATTTAAACTAGGAGCGTGGGGATACGACGACGCAGATGTATTACAATTATTGCATGAACGGATTTCCACCTCTAAAAAACCCATCTTAGGTTTGGCTCTAACACTAACCACTCATTATCCTTATAGAACCCCTTCGGAAAAATTCAGAATTTTTGGTCCTTCTACAAGAGACTACGATTTCTTAAACGTCTACAACTACGCAGATTGGGCCGTTCACAACTTTATCACTCAGGCGGAAAAATCCGGATATTTCAAAAACACAATTTTCGTTTTTGTGGCAGATCATACTCATCATAGATATTTAGATTACTATGAAGATAGAAACGTACCTTTTTTAATATACGCTCCCGGAAAAGTGGAACCAGCGTTAGACGAAACTATAGCTTCCCAATTGGATATTATCCCTACAGTTTTAGGACTTGTAGGAAAAAAAGCCTACTTTTCCGCAATGGGTAGAAACCTATTGGCCCCGGAAAGAACTAGGACCGCCTACTTCGCATACGGAAACTTATTTGGGTGGATAGAAAGGGAACTTTTTTACTTAAGATTTTTTGACGGAGAAGAAGACCTTTCCTACAACATCAATCCGCCACGCGAAAAAAATAACTTCTGTGGCAAAGACCCTTTCGTATGCGAAGAAATGAGTAAAAAAGCAAAAGCCTACTTAAACCTGAGCTACGAATTATTAAATCGAAATATAGTTTTCCCTTCGGAAATGGAACTACAAAAAATAATATCTACAAATACGAGACCGTAA
- a CDS encoding pyridoxal phosphate-dependent aminotransferase → MLEYVLANRIQGLDTSAIRKAFELAGTLKNPINLSIGQPHFPCPSNIIEAGSKALKEGKTAYTLTGGIPELKSALSEKYKNENGISYAKPERILVTSGISSAFLLLFNALLNEGDECLVVTPHFLMYPAYIKIYGGKMNSIHESFEPEELKEFVNKKLKIIIYSSPSNPTGKILSKKQLEALAELAEKTGAYLISDEIYEKFDYDKKFISVGSFYEKTITLSGFSKTYSMTGLRLASILAPEPITKTLTTLQQYTLVCAPSVTQWMGIEALKTDMSSYITDYKEKRDFVFESLKGHYEITKSEGAFYFFIKIKEKDEDFILKAVKEKELILVPGYIFTSSKNYIRISFASEWENLKRGISALVDLA, encoded by the coding sequence ATGTTAGAATATGTTTTAGCCAATCGTATCCAAGGTTTAGATACTTCCGCAATTCGCAAAGCTTTTGAACTTGCTGGAACGCTGAAAAATCCGATCAACCTTTCCATCGGACAACCCCATTTTCCCTGTCCTTCGAATATTATAGAAGCCGGATCTAAAGCTTTGAAAGAAGGTAAAACCGCCTACACTCTTACCGGAGGAATTCCTGAATTAAAAAGTGCACTTTCTGAAAAATACAAAAATGAAAACGGAATTTCCTACGCAAAACCAGAAAGGATTTTAGTCACATCTGGAATCAGTTCTGCATTTCTTCTTTTATTCAACGCTTTGTTAAACGAAGGTGACGAATGTTTGGTAGTAACTCCTCACTTTTTGATGTATCCGGCCTACATTAAAATTTACGGAGGTAAGATGAATTCGATTCACGAGTCCTTCGAACCGGAAGAGTTAAAGGAATTTGTAAATAAAAAACTTAAGATCATTATCTATTCTTCTCCTTCTAATCCTACTGGAAAAATTCTTTCTAAAAAACAACTGGAAGCTCTCGCTGAACTTGCCGAAAAAACGGGAGCTTATCTGATTTCGGATGAGATCTACGAAAAATTCGACTACGATAAAAAATTTATTTCGGTTGGTTCTTTTTATGAAAAGACGATCACACTTTCAGGTTTTTCTAAAACATATAGTATGACCGGACTTCGTCTAGCATCCATACTGGCTCCAGAACCTATTACAAAAACCTTAACTACTTTACAACAATATACTCTTGTATGCGCTCCTTCTGTAACTCAATGGATGGGTATCGAAGCACTTAAAACCGATATGAGTTCTTACATTACAGATTACAAAGAAAAAAGAGACTTTGTTTTTGAATCTTTGAAAGGTCATTACGAAATTACAAAAAGTGAAGGCGCATTCTACTTTTTCATTAAAATCAAAGAAAAGGACGAAGACTTTATCCTAAAAGCGGTTAAAGAGAAAGAATTGATTTTAGTTCCTGGATATATTTTCACCAGTTCTAAAAATTACATCCGAATCAGTTTTGCATCCGAATGGGAAAATCTAAAACGGGGAATCTCGGCGCTTGTTGATCTCGCCTGA
- a CDS encoding ABC transporter ATP-binding protein — translation MQAVNDSGISVSDLRKTFGNSEIIKGVTLDIEDGDYVSLTGKSGSGKSTLLYMISSLDPPSSGMIKIDGKNIYRMNEEEIHEFRNKRMGFIFQFHYLLPEFTAIENVLMPARKAGLLKEYQSYAEHLLEEFDLKDRMNYRINRLSGGQAQRVAIARALVMNPKYIFADEPTGALDSANTKVVMNILEKVNRETKTTILVVTHDPDFASKTKRQIHLVDGRVVSLKEFETIKKSTKTVH, via the coding sequence ATGCAAGCCGTAAATGATTCCGGAATTTCTGTAAGCGATCTTAGAAAAACTTTCGGTAATTCCGAAATTATCAAAGGTGTTACACTTGATATAGAGGACGGAGATTACGTTTCTCTTACTGGAAAATCCGGTTCCGGAAAAAGTACTCTATTGTATATGATCAGTTCTTTAGATCCTCCTAGTTCCGGAATGATCAAAATAGACGGAAAAAATATTTATAGAATGAATGAAGAGGAGATCCACGAGTTTAGAAATAAAAGAATGGGTTTTATATTCCAATTTCATTATCTATTACCTGAATTTACTGCGATCGAAAACGTATTGATGCCTGCAAGAAAAGCGGGACTTTTAAAAGAATATCAGAGTTATGCGGAACATCTTTTAGAAGAATTTGATTTAAAAGATCGGATGAATTATAGGATCAATCGTCTGTCTGGAGGTCAGGCGCAGAGAGTGGCAATTGCGCGCGCGCTTGTGATGAATCCTAAATATATTTTTGCGGATGAACCAACCGGCGCCTTGGATTCTGCAAATACAAAAGTAGTTATGAATATTCTGGAAAAGGTAAATCGGGAAACCAAAACCACCATCCTTGTAGTAACTCATGATCCCGACTTTGCCTCTAAAACCAAAAGACAAATTCATCTTGTGGACGGAAGGGTTGTTTCATTAAAAGAGTTTGAAACGATCAAAAAAAGTACGAAAACGGTGCATTGA
- a CDS encoding TetR/AcrR family transcriptional regulator, with product MDSPNQEMHESIELDSNWPEGQKKIFLAAIEIFAQKGFSAATTIEISKKAGVAEGLIFKHFKSKKELLLRLVSPILEKFFAPLTLRRLQTMVFSQKFTSLEQFLTAVFEERIGFVRSNKNLMRIILQEAFVTLEVRSLLERVFRQRLAPLIQEHLKKFQDAGMISKEIPINSAFRLVAVNLAGFVLLTEIFYPPKPEDGWDQEAELKKTIEFIARGLAPKIQEAPVLKPQPKKKQTVRKTATKVKKKKKRS from the coding sequence ATGGACTCACCAAATCAAGAAATGCATGAAAGTATCGAGCTGGATTCAAACTGGCCCGAAGGACAAAAGAAAATCTTTTTGGCGGCGATTGAAATTTTCGCCCAAAAAGGTTTTTCCGCAGCGACCACGATAGAAATTTCTAAAAAGGCAGGCGTCGCGGAAGGACTGATTTTTAAACACTTTAAGAGTAAAAAGGAACTTCTTTTAAGATTGGTTTCCCCTATTTTAGAAAAGTTTTTTGCACCTCTTACTCTCAGAAGACTACAGACAATGGTCTTTTCACAGAAGTTCACTTCTCTCGAACAATTTTTAACAGCCGTCTTTGAAGAGAGAATCGGTTTTGTTCGGAGTAATAAAAATCTGATGCGAATTATTCTTCAAGAAGCCTTTGTCACTCTGGAAGTTCGAAGTCTTTTAGAACGAGTCTTTAGACAAAGATTGGCTCCTTTGATTCAAGAACATCTAAAAAAATTTCAAGACGCAGGAATGATCTCCAAAGAAATTCCGATCAATAGTGCATTTCGTTTGGTTGCGGTCAATCTTGCGGGATTTGTTTTACTTACAGAAATTTTTTATCCACCTAAACCAGAAGACGGTTGGGACCAAGAAGCAGAATTAAAAAAAACGATCGAGTTTATTGCAAGAGGACTGGCCCCTAAAATACAAGAAGCTCCGGTCTTAAAACCCCAGCCTAAGAAAAAACAAACCGTTCGTAAAACTGCGACAAAGGTGAAAAAGAAAAAGAAGAGATCTTAA